Sequence from the Osmia bicornis bicornis chromosome 13, iOsmBic2.1, whole genome shotgun sequence genome:
TCTTCATAAACGCTTGATGTACCGGATCATGATCGTACGGTTTTTCCGATACATGCATTTGCATGTGATTGCGTAGACACCATTTATACGCAAATCGCTTTTGACAAATATTACATTCCAACGGGCTCATCCCAACGTGGGTTAACATATGAATATGTAAACTAGAATTATCTGGAAAATTTTGGTGACAAACTTCGCATTGATTACCACTGCAGTGCAGCCTTAAGTGGGTAACCATAGAATCATTGTTCAGGAACCATTTCTTGCAAATGGAacattgtattttataaaatttgggTTGCTGTCCATTTGTACAAAACCCAGTATGTTTCTCAACATCTTGTACTTGTATAAAATTTGCACTTGCCAAGCACCTTTGCATAGCCCCATCTTCTTTATCGCACAAATTAGTACCAGTAATTTGTGCTGTCCAATTCTGGTGACTACTAGACTCTCCATCTAATTCAAGTTTTACCTAGAATCAATGTTTCATTGGTTCAATGATTCTTCTACAATAGAAATTTGTTCGTTAACAAtcattttatgaaatttaccATTTCATTAGAGAAGTCAACCTCATTATTTTCGATAGGTAAAAATACCTTCTCGAATGTCCCGGAGCAAATGTCCTCCATGTAGTCTGGATCAAATCTATCCGGTTCTTCCTTAAGTACAACGCTTACAATGTTTTCGTCCTTAAAGTAAGGTTTAAGTTAGAGTCCTTGTGGAAGCATTGTATCGTACGGTGCTGCTGTTTCATAGAAAACGTTTACCATAACCTGACTGTCTATGTTTAATGCATCCATTGGttcatcttttattttaaaatcttcCATTTGCTGTACTTATCctgaaaattaaatcaattcaTATATTTGATTGCATGCTGCTCTACAAACACGCAAACTGATTACAACAGTCACGTAACCTTAAATACACGATGAATATCTCAAACGAATGAACATTTCTAATTTGTTAAACGAAACGCTTTATAAATGACAGTTTACTTATTTGTTCATTCgtataaataaagtaattgaAGTAAAAGATGATTTGTCTATACTTACAGCGAAGATTACACATTTTACCTACAAAGCAAAACACGCAAACCAATATTTATCAGTTTTGCTTCGTGTTTTACGTTTTAAGGTACACAAGTTCCATTAAGCGAGTATCAAATAcgtattttccttttttctaaAGAAATTAACACTTTCCAATCGATCGATTTAATTATCTATCACGAAACTATACTACGCGTTCCACTACACATGACAGGCATACGTTACATAAATACCATGCATCTACTACGCGATTatatctatacatataacttCGATGTGAGCGTAATCATTACATGTATTTACATATACGTTCTGCACGAAATTTTAAGTCGAACGATCGCGTTCGATAATGATATTTTCCATtgatttcaaaattatctGTCTgcaattgtttttctttcgcgCGGGggtttgaaattcaaatttattaattaggCTCGTGTAAAATTGAGAGGTTAATCAATCCCCTGTACATACCGTCCCGCGAGACTTCTTGTCAGCGGTGGACAGTATAGAGCGTAAAGTATTAATAGTTTGCTACCGAGATGTCACACACCACTGTATATAGAACCAATCTAATGTTCTTTGTAACGATAAATACGTCCAAAGTGTCctcgaataatttttaatttttgatttttgaacCGGATCGAACAAGTATTCGTTGAACGTCATCGAGCGCGATCAAATAGAATCAACGACGAAGCTCGCGACAATCGATTGAAGTCAAGTTATCAATGACTATGTTATCAAGTATTCACGAGTAAGAGTACGAAACGTTTTTTCGCAACATTCGAACAATGCGATCAAAATGGATTATACATCGTGACGAGTGTCCTCGACTTGTTCAACATTTCATCTATTCGTTCTCTAAAGTGCGAGTCAAATTGAGTTGACAAAGAAAAAAACGCAGCTCATAAGCGGGACTTTGTCTTCTTTTTGTCTTCAGAGTGTGTCTGTGTAGCATTAACGTTCATTAATTTGTTCTATTCAATTTACCaaagtttttttttctaatttgaTTCCATTCTCAACAAGAATCATGTCAAAGTCAGATTCACCCAAATATGTGACAGCACTGTTTTCCTTTAAAGGGAAAAACAATGATGAAGTATGTACCGTGTTAATTTTCCATTGGTAAAGATGCTTTCATATTctaattatttcttaatttgttTCCAGCTATGTTTTAAGAAAGGAGATGTGATTACAATAACCCAGACTGACGAGGAAGGTTGGTGGGAGGGTACGTTGCACGACAAAACAGGCTGGTTTCCATCTAATTATGTGAAAGAGTGCAGAGTTCCAGGTACTGATTTTGCTAAGCATAAAGCATCTTAAAGGTTCCAATGATTGGTAAAGCTTGTTACTGTACTTGTCTTTGCTCAAAGACAGCGGTGTTTCCGCCGTTAAGGCCTCTCCAGAAAAGATTCAGCAAGAATCCCCTACTCATCAGAAACTTAATCGCGATATCGTGCTAAAGGATATAGTAGACTCTGAAAGAGTAAATGTAGCAGAGTTGCAGGGTTTGATAAATAGCTTTTTACATCCTCTAGAATCTGCAAATATGTAAGTATTCATTATAGATAGTATATCTGGTATGAAGGATTCATATTTCATAAGATGTTTGTTTAAATTTAGATTGAGCAAAGAAGAATATAAGCAACTTTTAGGTAATATACAGGAAATCATGGAGGTACATCAACgattgttaaataatttggAAACGACGATGGCTCAAGGTTGCGCGTCGAGAGTTGGTAATCTCTTTCTAACGCTTGCACCAAAATTAAAGTCCATACATACAGCGTACTGTGGAAATCATCCACGGGCTGTGTGCGTTTTAGATCGGTATAGGTAGGTGCGAAATGCGAAAAACATCAAACACAGGCAACacttgaaaatgaaattattttcgcgTAGGGACGAATTGAACGATTTCATGGAACGCAACGGAGCGATATCGCCTGGTATATTAGTATTAACTACCGGTTTAAGCAAACCTTTTCGAAGACTAGACAAGTACTCGGCTATGCTTCAAGAATTGGAAAGGTATACGGAGAAGAACCATCCCGATAGAGGCGATACGCAACGTAGTATAGTTGTATATAGAGAAATAGCGGTGAGTCGTCGACTTCTTGGAATTTGAGTCTTGTTCCCTTGTCAGAAATgactctttctctttcgaattGCGTAGGATCGATGCGCGTCCATAAGAAAGCAACGAGAATTGGCGCTGCAAGTGTTAACTAGCGGCATCAAAGGATGGGAGGGAGAAGAGCTAAGTTCGCTCGGGGAAATTCTTTACGTTGGATCCGTCACTATAGCAAATGGAACAAACGGGCTAGATCGTCGGGATAGATATTTTGTTCTTTTCCCTACGACGCTCTTGGTTCTCAGCACTAGCCCTAGGATGAGTTCTTTCGTCTATGAAGTATATCCGGGAATCTTTTCCCATTATCATCTATGAGCTACTTGGTTCACGCGTATCTTCGAACTGACATGCTATTTTCTTTTGCAGGGAAAGCTTCCTTTGACGGGTATCAACATTATTCGGAAAGAAGATTCggaagaaataagaaatgcCTTTGAAATTACAGGTAAGATGGACGTTACGTCTATCGCCGGATGAATTACAAGCTGTCTTTTTACTTTAGGACCAATGATCGAGAGCATACTCGTGCTTTGCACCAGCAAAGAAGAGCGGCAGCGTTGGATCGAACTTTTGATTCAAGAACAAACGGCGAGCAACAGTCTCGTGAAATCGCCTACGACCTCACGTGTGAGTTCTTATCTACCTCCGTACGCTCGTCTATCGAGATATTTTGCAAAGTTAGTCAAGAAAAAGATTATACGTCCCGAGTTGCTGAAGAAACTGCTTTATTTGCAATACGTTCTGAAGCCGGACATGAGTAACGTAAAAATGCGGAGACCCAATCTTACCACTTACGTTCTCTTTCCGATGCGAACGAGTAGCGAGGAACGCGAATCGAATTGTTCGGAAATAGACAGTTTCGATACGAGCAAACTCATGGAGAAACGATCGCATGTCGGGCCAACAATGTTGCGTAAATCTACCTTGACTCTAGACGTGAAATACGCCTTAGGTAATATGGATCTTAGCACTGTAGGAATAGGAAAAGATTCGTCGAGAGAATTGGCATCGGAGTCGGACAGTATACAAGAAACTAGTAAAAGTTTACCCGTTACTGTTTTTAATTCTGCTAGTGGTTGCATCGACGCCGACAATAGGAATGAAACTGTCGGCGCCAATGATCGATCACGATTTACCAATCAATTTCCTCATTCGTTTCCAATCGTTGGTAACGTAGATAAAGAACGCGTGAACGACGTTCTCACAGACATATGTTGGAAAAATAATGGACGCGTTCAAGAGCAACCTGTTAGCGCTGCTTCTATCGAACATCCGATCGTTCTCACCCGTAATTCCAACACCGAACATCGATTTCGAACGTCCACTCTGAGGAACATCGAACTCGATTCTCGCACGAACGTCAGCCTCGATTCGTTGGATTCGGGAATGGACGAAAGCTATCGATTGAATTCATCCGAAATTAATTCATCCTGCAAATCGTATAAGCGCGACACCGAAGGTCCTGCAAGGAATTCATACGGCGAAAGCGAGAACGACGAAGTGAAATTCGAATGTCAATGCGTTTGCACGTCTCCGTTTGATTCAACCCCTAGAGACAGCGCTCATCTGTCCGATTTATCAAGAAACGTCGACAATGTTCTGGATACATTGATTTGCGACACGAGTGCTTCGAACGTAAGCTCTTCCACCCAACCTTCGTACCAGCTGAACGAAATGCGGCTAGCAGAAAACGCGATATCTCTAGTTCCGGATAATTTTGAACGTGCAACGCAGCGAAGGTTTACGCAACCGATACCGTATTCGCATCGGACCGACGTCGCAAGAAAAGTTGGAAGAAAAGCGGCACAGCCGAGTGGTCCGCTCGTCGTTGAAAACGATTATCCTGGAACGAGTGAAATCTATACATCGGGACTGTACGTCCATTGGTGGTTGAAGAAGTCCGTACCATTGTCTGGATGCACGGAACAAGGCAAGCTTCCATAGCATGgctgtttttctttcttctcgttCAGTTAACGTTTCCCTTTTAGCTACTAATTGTACCTTAACGAGCGTACGCTTTCGTTCCACAGCCATGTTGTGCGAAGTAAGCTTTCGCTTTGCTAATGTCCCCCGATGTGCACAGCGACAGTTCCAATTCAAGCAAAGTATTGGTTATTTTCAATTCGTAGATGAATAGTTTAATCTATATATTAGATTATCCTCTTTGCTTTTTAGTATATAATACCGACGTAACAGAGCATGTtgtcaaaatttatttcattttgataTGTACATCACGAGGAATCGTTTTATCGTTACACTATGTTTTCATTCATCTAATCTCGGTGTTTCTTTTCCTTGGCCAGATTTGCAGTCAACCGAACGGGAAACTGCAACAACAGCCGCAAccgcagcagcagcagcagcagcaaccaAGATCGACCGTGGAGCATTGCACCCCCGTAGGAATTAGAACACCGTGGAGTATTGCCTCGTTACGACCAGCACCTCCTCTGTATACTGTCAGAGCATTTGGTAAAACTGATACCAGTTTGGATTTATCACGCGCGCCACGACCGTGTAGTACGAATTTATACTTTAGAAATTGACTCTATTCGAGATCGTCTcgaataacaataataatagattttCTCGTTTTCAGAGGAAAAACAGTTTGAAGAGGACGCCATTATATTGAAGGTGATCGAGGCGTATTGTCTGTCCGTCAATGCTAGATTTACCGTCCATTCTGGAGAGTCGACTTGTAGGTCATCGATTACATTGCTTATAGttaattcaatgaaaattattttctcattGCCTCGTGTGTTGCATTTGTATTTTAGCAATGTTGGAATATGATTCTCATAAATCGCGTGACAGGACGTCTTTGATGCATAACAGAGGAAATTTGGATTTGTGTAGCAACAGGTAAAGAACGTTCTTAATTGTTCGATTCGTGTTGAATTATACGAGACACACGACTTAAATACTGATGCGTATATTCATCACGTGTATATAGGGTACTGTCGGAAACTGTGAAAACGTTGAAAAGTCAAATGACAGATTTACAATCGCAAATGTCGCTTTTGACGAAACAACTTGACGAAGAACGAAGATCGAGACTTTCCCTAGCGGCTACTGTAAAACGTAGCATGGGTGTCGTAGATGGATCTGTGCCTTgaacattctttttttttattggcaAGTTTTCATATCAACAGTTGATCAACGTTCGTATAATGGAGGTTGTATTTCACGTTGAAAGTAATATTTTGTCCTTCTATAAATTGTACATGTACCGCCGCGGATTATTCAGAGACGAATAAAcagattattgaaaaaaatta
This genomic interval carries:
- the LOC114873664 gene encoding rho guanine nucleotide exchange factor 7 isoform X2 yields the protein MSKSDSPKYVTALFSFKGKNNDELCFKKGDVITITQTDEEGWWEGTLHDKTGWFPSNYVKECRVPDSGVSAVKASPEKIQQESPTHQKLNRDIVLKDIVDSERVNVAELQGLINSFLHPLESANILSKEEYKQLLGNIQEIMEVHQRLLNNLETTMAQGCASRVGNLFLTLAPKLKSIHTAYCGNHPRAVCVLDRYRDELNDFMERNGAISPGILVLTTGLSKPFRRLDKYSAMLQELERYTEKNHPDRGDTQRSIVVYREIADRCASIRKQRELALQVLTSGIKGWEGEELSSLGEILYVGSVTIANGTNGLDRRDRYFVLFPTTLLVLSTSPRMSSFVYEGKLPLTGINIIRKEDSEEIRNAFEITGPMIESILVLCTSKEERQRWIELLIQEQTASNSLVKSPTTSRICSQPNGKLQQQPQPQQQQQQQPRSTVEHCTPVGIRTPWSIASLRPAPPLYTVRAFGKTDTSLDLSRAPRPCKEKQFEEDAIILKVIEAYCLSVNARFTVHSGESTSMLEYDSHKSRDRTSLMHNRGNLDLCSNRVLSETVKTLKSQMTDLQSQMSLLTKQLDEERRSRLSLAATVKRSMGVVDGSVP
- the LOC114873664 gene encoding rho guanine nucleotide exchange factor 7 isoform X3 — translated: MSKSDSPKYVTALFSFKGKNNDELCFKKGDVITITQTDEEGWWEGTLHDKTGWFPSNYVKECRVPDSGVSAVKASPEKIQQESPTHQKLNRDIVLKDIVDSERVNVAELQGLINSFLHPLESANILSKEEYKQLLGNIQEIMEVHQRLLNNLETTMAQGCASRVGNLFLTLAPKLKSIHTAYCGNHPRAVCVLDRYRDELNDFMERNGAISPGILVLTTGLSKPFRRLDKYSAMLQELERYTEKNHPDRGDTQRSIVVYREIADRCASIRKQRELALQVLTSGIKGWEGEELSSLGEILYVGSVTIANGTNGLDRRDRYFVLFPTTLLVLSTSPRMSSFVYEGKLPLTGINIIRKEDSEEIRNAFEITGPMIESILVLCTSKEERQRWIELLIQEQTASNSLVKSPTTSRICSQPNGKLQQQPQPQQQQQQQPRSTVEHCTPVGIRTPWSIASLRPAPPLYTVRAFEEKQFEEDAIILKVIEAYCLSVNARFTVHSGESTSMLEYDSHKSRDRTSLMHNRGNLDLCSNRVLSETVKTLKSQMTDLQSQMSLLTKQLDEERRSRLSLAATVKRSMGVVDGSVP
- the LOC114873664 gene encoding rho guanine nucleotide exchange factor 6 isoform X1; protein product: MSKSDSPKYVTALFSFKGKNNDELCFKKGDVITITQTDEEGWWEGTLHDKTGWFPSNYVKECRVPDSGVSAVKASPEKIQQESPTHQKLNRDIVLKDIVDSERVNVAELQGLINSFLHPLESANILSKEEYKQLLGNIQEIMEVHQRLLNNLETTMAQGCASRVGNLFLTLAPKLKSIHTAYCGNHPRAVCVLDRYRDELNDFMERNGAISPGILVLTTGLSKPFRRLDKYSAMLQELERYTEKNHPDRGDTQRSIVVYREIADRCASIRKQRELALQVLTSGIKGWEGEELSSLGEILYVGSVTIANGTNGLDRRDRYFVLFPTTLLVLSTSPRMSSFVYEGKLPLTGINIIRKEDSEEIRNAFEITGPMIESILVLCTSKEERQRWIELLIQEQTASNSLVKSPTTSRVSSYLPPYARLSRYFAKLVKKKIIRPELLKKLLYLQYVLKPDMSNVKMRRPNLTTYVLFPMRTSSEERESNCSEIDSFDTSKLMEKRSHVGPTMLRKSTLTLDVKYALGNMDLSTVGIGKDSSRELASESDSIQETSKSLPVTVFNSASGCIDADNRNETVGANDRSRFTNQFPHSFPIVGNVDKERVNDVLTDICWKNNGRVQEQPVSAASIEHPIVLTRNSNTEHRFRTSTLRNIELDSRTNVSLDSLDSGMDESYRLNSSEINSSCKSYKRDTEGPARNSYGESENDEVKFECQCVCTSPFDSTPRDSAHLSDLSRNVDNVLDTLICDTSASNVSSSTQPSYQLNEMRLAENAISLVPDNFERATQRRFTQPIPYSHRTDVARKVGRKAAQPSGPLVVENDYPGTSEIYTSGLYVHWWLKKSVPLSGCTEQDLQSTERETATTAATAAAAAAATKIDRGALHPRRN